The following are encoded together in the Streptomyces sp. NBC_00341 genome:
- a CDS encoding DUF4191 domain-containing protein has translation MARKAKSTEGADSAENAGRLKQIALTYKMTRRTDSKIGLVVAGVGIVTFGVLLAIGFLINHPIYVGILGFVLALLAMAIVFGRRAERAAFGQMEGQPGAAAAVLDRVGRGWSTTPAVAMNRSQDVVHRAVGKAGIVLVAEGNPNRVKSLLAAEKRKMARIVVDVPVHDIIVGNDEGQVPLKKVRTKMLKLPRVLTGPQVTAANDRLRAMGDLMSNMPLPKGPMPKGMRMPRGGKMR, from the coding sequence ATGGCGAGGAAGGCAAAATCCACTGAAGGCGCGGACAGCGCCGAGAACGCGGGGCGACTCAAGCAGATCGCCCTGACCTACAAGATGACCAGGCGGACCGACTCCAAGATCGGTCTTGTCGTCGCGGGTGTGGGAATCGTCACCTTCGGTGTCCTCCTCGCGATCGGTTTCTTGATCAACCACCCGATCTACGTGGGCATCCTGGGCTTCGTGCTCGCCCTCCTCGCGATGGCGATCGTCTTCGGGCGGCGTGCCGAGCGGGCCGCCTTCGGGCAGATGGAGGGGCAGCCGGGCGCCGCCGCGGCGGTACTGGACCGCGTGGGCCGCGGCTGGTCCACGACGCCCGCGGTCGCGATGAACCGCAGCCAGGACGTCGTCCACCGCGCCGTGGGCAAGGCGGGCATCGTGCTGGTGGCGGAGGGCAACCCGAACCGGGTGAAGTCCCTGCTCGCGGCCGAGAAGAGGAAGATGGCCCGCATCGTGGTCGACGTACCGGTGCACGACATCATCGTCGGCAACGACGAGGGCCAGGTGCCGCTCAAGAAGGTGCGCACCAAGATGCTGAAGCTGCCGCGTGTCCTGACCGGCCCCCAGGTGACCGCCGCCAACGACCGGCTGCGCGCGATGGGCGACCTGATGAGCAACATGCCGCTGCCGAAGGGCCCGATGCCGAAGGGCATGCGGATGCCGCGCGGCGGAAAGATGCGCTGA
- a CDS encoding TIGR01777 family oxidoreductase — MPHSRIAVTGSTGLIGAALVRSLRTDGHEVVRLVRHPARSGDEVEWDPKRSYVDVAGLVGCDAVVHLAGAGVGDHRWTESYKREIRDSRVLGTAAIAEAVASLDTPPKVLLAGSAIGFYGDTGDRAVDESAPPGDGFLPSVCVEWEEATAAAQEAGVRTAHARTGLVVAREGGAWGRLFPLFRAGLGGRLGDGRQYWSFIALHDHIAALRHILDTPELSGAVNLTGPDPVTNGEVTAAMGRVLRRPTLFTAPAPALRIALGEFAGDVLGSQRVLPGRLLDTGFSFAFPGIDAAIRAALR, encoded by the coding sequence ATGCCGCACTCCCGTATCGCTGTCACCGGATCGACCGGACTCATCGGAGCGGCCCTGGTGCGCTCCCTGCGCACCGACGGGCACGAGGTGGTCCGGCTGGTCCGGCACCCCGCCCGGTCGGGCGACGAGGTGGAGTGGGACCCGAAACGGAGCTACGTCGACGTGGCCGGACTGGTGGGCTGCGACGCCGTCGTCCATCTCGCCGGGGCCGGGGTGGGCGACCACCGCTGGACCGAGTCGTACAAGCGTGAGATCCGGGACAGCCGGGTGCTGGGCACCGCAGCGATCGCGGAGGCCGTCGCCTCGCTCGACACCCCGCCGAAGGTGCTCCTGGCCGGTTCCGCGATCGGCTTCTACGGCGACACCGGTGACCGGGCGGTCGACGAGAGCGCGCCGCCCGGCGACGGGTTCCTGCCGTCGGTGTGCGTGGAGTGGGAAGAGGCCACGGCCGCCGCGCAGGAGGCGGGGGTGCGGACCGCGCACGCCCGCACCGGACTGGTCGTCGCTCGGGAGGGCGGGGCCTGGGGCCGGCTCTTCCCGCTCTTCCGCGCGGGGCTCGGCGGGCGGCTGGGCGACGGGCGGCAGTACTGGAGCTTCATCGCGCTGCACGACCACATCGCGGCCCTGCGGCACATCCTCGACACCCCCGAGCTGTCCGGCGCGGTGAACCTGACCGGCCCCGACCCCGTCACCAACGGCGAGGTGACGGCGGCGATGGGCCGGGTGCTGCGCCGGCCGACCCTGTTCACCGCGCCCGCGCCCGCGCTGCGGATCGCCCTGGGCGAATTCGCCGGGGATGTGCTGGGCAGTCAGCGGGTGCTGCCGGGGCGGCTGCTGGACACGGGGTTCTCGTTCGCCTTCCCCGGGATCGACGCCGCCATCCGCGCGGCACTGCGCTGA
- a CDS encoding N-acetyltransferase family protein, with translation MSEIHTHPAHSVRPSVLSDEAALGELDRATWSTLHAVSPRPQPPYAPFFDENHRPPDFLVAEARDATGGTRLAGYTRLVPPTPLACNTHVRQIQGLAVADWARGRGIARALLRAAMAAARDQGANRMTLRVLGHNAPARALYASEGFVVEGVLPGEFFLAGRYVDDVLMGRSLAP, from the coding sequence ATGTCCGAGATTCATACGCACCCGGCCCACTCCGTCCGTCCCTCGGTCCTCTCCGACGAAGCCGCGCTCGGTGAACTGGACCGCGCCACCTGGTCGACGCTGCACGCCGTGTCGCCCCGGCCGCAGCCCCCGTACGCCCCGTTCTTCGACGAGAACCACCGGCCGCCGGACTTCCTGGTGGCCGAGGCGCGGGACGCGACGGGCGGGACGCGGCTGGCCGGGTACACCAGGCTGGTCCCGCCGACCCCGCTGGCCTGCAACACGCACGTACGCCAGATACAGGGCCTGGCCGTGGCCGACTGGGCGCGCGGCCGGGGGATCGCAAGGGCGCTGCTGCGGGCGGCGATGGCGGCGGCGCGCGACCAGGGCGCGAACCGCATGACCCTGCGGGTGCTCGGGCACAACGCGCCCGCGCGGGCGCTGTACGCCTCTGAGGGGTTCGTCGTCGAGGGGGTGCTTCCCGGTGAGTTCTTCCTGGCCGGACGCTATGTCGACGACGTGCTGATGGGGCGCTCGCTCGCGCCCTGA
- the lipA gene encoding lipoyl synthase: MSAVAPDGRKMLRLEVRNSQTPIERKPEWIKTRAKMGPEYNQLQKLVKSEGLHTVCQEAGCPNIFECWEDREATFLIGGDQCTRRCDFCQIDTGKPLALDRDEPRRVGESVVTMDLNYATITGVARDDLEDGGAWLYAETVRQIHAQTAEREGGYTKVELLIPDFNAEPAQLAEVFSSRPEVLGHNVETVPRIFKRIRPGFRYERSLEVITRAREAGLVTKSNLILGMGETREEVSQALRDLHDAGCELITITQYLRPTPRHHPVERWVKPHEFVELKDEADAIGYSGVMSGPLVRSSYRAGRLFQQAVERRDAAAVAPTA; this comes from the coding sequence GTGTCCGCTGTCGCACCCGACGGGCGCAAGATGCTGCGCCTTGAGGTCCGGAACAGCCAGACCCCCATCGAGCGGAAGCCCGAGTGGATCAAAACCCGGGCGAAGATGGGCCCCGAGTACAACCAGCTGCAGAAGCTCGTGAAGAGCGAGGGTCTGCACACGGTGTGCCAGGAGGCGGGCTGCCCCAACATCTTCGAGTGCTGGGAGGACCGCGAGGCCACGTTCCTCATCGGCGGCGACCAGTGCACCCGGCGCTGTGACTTCTGCCAGATCGACACGGGCAAGCCGCTGGCGCTGGACCGGGACGAGCCCCGCCGCGTCGGTGAGTCCGTCGTCACGATGGACCTGAACTACGCCACCATCACCGGCGTCGCCCGCGACGACCTGGAGGACGGCGGTGCCTGGCTGTACGCGGAGACCGTGCGCCAGATCCACGCGCAGACGGCGGAGCGGGAGGGCGGCTACACCAAGGTGGAGCTGCTGATCCCCGACTTCAACGCCGAGCCCGCGCAGCTCGCGGAGGTCTTCTCCTCGCGCCCCGAGGTGCTGGGGCACAACGTGGAGACGGTGCCGCGGATCTTCAAGCGGATCCGCCCCGGCTTCCGGTACGAGCGTTCCCTGGAGGTCATCACCCGGGCCCGCGAGGCCGGTCTGGTGACCAAGTCCAACCTGATCCTCGGCATGGGCGAGACCCGCGAGGAAGTCAGCCAGGCGCTCCGGGACCTGCACGACGCGGGTTGCGAGCTCATCACGATCACGCAGTACCTGCGGCCGACCCCGCGCCACCACCCGGTCGAGCGCTGGGTGAAGCCGCACGAGTTCGTGGAGCTCAAGGACGAGGCCGACGCGATCGGCTACTCCGGTGTGATGTCCGGGCCGCTGGTCCGTTCCTCGTACCGCGCGGGCCGGCTCTTCCAGCAGGCGGTCGAGCGGCGCGACGCAGCCGCCGTCGCGCCGACCGCGTAG
- the glnA gene encoding type I glutamate--ammonia ligase: MFQNADDVKKYIADEDVKFIDVRFCDLPGVMQHFTIPAAVFDPTEELAFDGSSIRGFQAIHESDMALRADLSTARVDPFRRDKTVNINFFIHDPITGEQYSRDPRNVAKKAEAYLASTGIADTAFFGPEAEFYVFDNVRFQTSANESFYHIDSEAGAWNTGSEDNNRGYKVRYKGGYFPTPPVDHFADLRAEISLELDKNGLQVERQHHEVGTAGQAEINYKFNTLLAAADDLMLFKYIVKNVAWRNGKTATFMPKPIFGDNGSGMHVHQSLWAGGDPLFYDEQGYAGLSDMARYYIGGILKHAPSLLAFTNPTVNSYHRLVPGFEAPVNMVYSQRNRSAAMRIPITGSNPKAKRVEFRAPDPSSNPYLAFSALLMAGLDGVKNKIEPPEPIDKDLYELAPEEHANVQQVPTSLPAVLDALEADHEYLLAGGVFTPDLIETWIDFKRTNEIAPIQLRPHPHEFELYFDL; encoded by the coding sequence ATGTTCCAGAACGCCGACGACGTGAAGAAGTACATCGCCGACGAAGACGTCAAGTTCATCGACGTCCGGTTCTGCGACCTGCCCGGTGTGATGCAGCACTTCACCATCCCGGCGGCGGTCTTCGACCCGACCGAGGAGCTCGCCTTCGACGGCTCGTCGATCCGCGGCTTCCAGGCCATCCACGAGTCCGACATGGCGCTCCGCGCGGACCTGTCGACCGCCCGTGTCGACCCCTTCCGCCGCGACAAGACCGTCAACATCAACTTCTTCATCCACGACCCGATCACCGGCGAGCAGTACAGCCGTGACCCGCGGAACGTGGCCAAGAAGGCCGAGGCGTACCTCGCCTCCACCGGCATCGCCGACACCGCGTTCTTCGGTCCCGAGGCCGAGTTCTACGTCTTCGACAACGTCCGCTTCCAGACGTCGGCGAACGAGAGCTTCTACCACATCGACTCCGAGGCCGGCGCCTGGAACACCGGGTCCGAGGACAACAACCGCGGCTACAAGGTCCGCTACAAGGGCGGCTACTTCCCGACCCCGCCGGTGGACCACTTCGCCGACCTGCGTGCGGAGATCTCCCTGGAGCTGGACAAGAACGGCCTCCAGGTCGAGCGCCAGCACCACGAGGTCGGCACCGCCGGCCAGGCCGAGATCAACTACAAGTTCAACACGCTGCTCGCCGCGGCCGACGACCTGATGCTCTTCAAGTACATCGTGAAGAACGTCGCCTGGCGCAACGGCAAGACCGCGACCTTCATGCCGAAGCCGATCTTCGGTGACAACGGCTCGGGCATGCACGTCCACCAGTCCCTGTGGGCCGGCGGCGACCCGCTGTTCTACGACGAGCAGGGCTACGCGGGCCTCTCGGACATGGCGCGCTACTACATCGGCGGCATCCTGAAGCACGCCCCGTCGCTGCTGGCGTTCACCAACCCGACGGTGAACTCCTACCACCGCCTGGTCCCCGGCTTCGAGGCCCCGGTCAACATGGTCTACTCGCAGCGCAACCGCTCCGCCGCGATGCGCATCCCGATCACGGGCTCCAACCCGAAGGCCAAGCGCGTCGAGTTCCGCGCCCCGGACCCGTCGTCCAACCCGTACCTCGCCTTCTCGGCCCTCCTGATGGCCGGCCTGGACGGCGTGAAGAACAAGATCGAGCCGCCGGAGCCGATCGACAAGGACCTCTACGAGCTGGCTCCCGAGGAGCACGCCAACGTCCAGCAGGTCCCGACGTCCCTCCCGGCCGTCCTCGACGCCCTTGAGGCCGACCACGAGTACCTCCTCGCCGGCGGCGTCTTCACGCCCGACCTGATCGAGACGTGGATCGACTTCAAGCGTACGAACGAGATCGCCCCGATCCAGCTCCGCCCGCACCCGCACGAGTTCGAGCTGTACTTCGACCTCTAG
- the lipB gene encoding lipoyl(octanoyl) transferase LipB has product MTELRFVRLGFGEESVDYREAWQKQREVHAARFEDTVPDTCLLLEHPPVYTAGRRTLDSERPLDGTPVIDVDRGGKITWHGPGQLVGYPIQKLPRPVDVVAHVRRLEDALIRTAADFGVATSRVEGRSGVWVLGDPVEERPAIGGLSLDFDPRLQDEEFDARLNGPEYAPSNAGQRREDRKLAAIGIRVAKGVTMHGFALNVNPDNTSFDRIVPCGIRDAGVTSLAYELGRDLTITDVLPVVEKHLRDVLENAELAPRVIERPVDAVATA; this is encoded by the coding sequence GTGACTGAGCTTCGGTTCGTCCGTCTGGGATTCGGCGAGGAATCCGTCGACTACCGGGAGGCCTGGCAGAAGCAGCGCGAGGTGCACGCGGCGCGGTTCGAGGACACCGTCCCCGACACCTGCCTGCTGCTGGAGCACCCGCCCGTCTACACGGCGGGCCGGCGCACGCTCGACAGCGAGCGCCCCCTGGACGGCACGCCGGTCATCGACGTGGACCGGGGCGGCAAGATCACCTGGCACGGGCCGGGCCAGCTGGTCGGCTACCCCATCCAGAAGCTGCCGCGCCCGGTGGACGTCGTCGCGCACGTCCGCCGCCTGGAGGACGCGCTGATCCGCACGGCGGCCGATTTCGGGGTGGCGACCAGCCGGGTCGAGGGCCGCAGCGGCGTCTGGGTGCTCGGGGACCCGGTCGAGGAGCGTCCGGCGATCGGCGGCCTCTCCCTGGACTTCGACCCCAGGCTCCAGGACGAGGAGTTCGACGCCCGGCTGAACGGCCCCGAGTACGCCCCGTCCAACGCCGGACAGCGCCGCGAGGACCGCAAGCTTGCCGCGATCGGCATCCGGGTCGCCAAGGGCGTGACGATGCACGGTTTCGCGCTCAACGTGAACCCGGACAACACCTCCTTCGACCGGATCGTGCCGTGCGGCATCCGGGACGCGGGCGTCACCTCACTGGCGTACGAGCTGGGCCGCGATCTCACGATCACGGACGTGCTCCCGGTCGTCGAGAAGCACCTGCGGGACGTCCTGGAGAACGCCGAACTCGCTCCGCGCGTCATCGAGCGCCCTGTCGATGCCGTGGCCACGGCGTGA
- a CDS encoding NAD(P)/FAD-dependent oxidoreductase, whose translation MLSTAHHADVVIIGAGIAGLAAAHQLTSAGVSVSVLEAGPRVGGRMMTEEVDGFRLDLLGPLLNTSYPELYAAPGLDDLVLRNFAPGVLVHSEGRRHRTGEIRSARGARNARGALKAARALASAPRAPLGGAITGAMGGAIDQARLGAALSRLAATPRARVLARPERTALEALSGRGLSSRTLNGFVRPLLTALLSDPGLSTSSRCADLALRSYASGRLCVPSGGSGTLPELLAAALPPGTVRTGVHVTAADITSVRTKEHGELGCRSLLLATGAGAAAELLPGLRVPSFHPVTVLHHTAPAPPQTGASLVLDADRSGPVAHTAVMSEVDPARAPHGRTLVSSTVLGTPPPDLDRAVLAHLAVLHGTPTDDWELLAVHHDPEAVPAMAAPHDPHRPVRLLAGLYVCGDHRDTSTVQGALSSARRAAGAILTDLGVRPGRTSATAFPEAA comes from the coding sequence GTGCTCAGCACGGCACACCACGCGGACGTCGTCATCATCGGGGCCGGGATCGCCGGCCTGGCAGCGGCTCACCAGCTGACCAGCGCGGGAGTGAGCGTCAGCGTCCTGGAGGCCGGCCCCCGGGTCGGCGGCCGGATGATGACGGAGGAGGTCGACGGGTTCCGGCTCGACCTCCTCGGCCCGCTCCTCAACACCTCCTATCCGGAGCTGTACGCGGCCCCGGGACTGGACGATCTCGTCCTGCGGAACTTCGCCCCCGGCGTGCTCGTCCACAGCGAGGGCCGCCGCCACCGCACCGGTGAGATACGGAGCGCCCGGGGCGCGCGCAATGCCCGCGGCGCGCTCAAGGCGGCGCGCGCGCTCGCGAGTGCCCCCAGGGCGCCGCTCGGCGGGGCCATCACCGGGGCCATGGGCGGCGCGATAGACCAGGCCAGGCTCGGCGCGGCACTGTCCCGGCTGGCCGCCACCCCCCGGGCGCGGGTGCTGGCCCGGCCCGAACGGACCGCGCTGGAAGCCCTGTCCGGCCGCGGCCTGTCCTCCCGTACGCTCAACGGCTTCGTGCGCCCGCTGCTCACCGCGCTGCTCAGCGACCCCGGACTCAGCACGTCCAGCCGGTGCGCCGATCTGGCCCTGCGCAGCTACGCGAGCGGCAGGCTCTGCGTGCCGTCGGGGGGTTCGGGCACGCTGCCCGAGCTGCTGGCGGCGGCGCTGCCGCCCGGCACGGTACGGACGGGCGTCCATGTCACGGCCGCCGACATCACCTCGGTGCGCACCAAGGAGCACGGCGAACTGGGCTGCCGCTCCCTGCTGCTGGCCACCGGCGCGGGCGCCGCCGCCGAACTGCTGCCCGGTCTGCGGGTGCCGTCCTTCCATCCGGTGACGGTGCTTCACCACACCGCCCCGGCTCCCCCGCAGACCGGCGCGTCCCTGGTGCTGGATGCCGACCGCTCGGGCCCGGTCGCGCACACCGCGGTGATGAGCGAGGTCGACCCCGCCCGTGCCCCGCACGGCCGGACGCTGGTCAGCTCGACGGTGCTCGGCACCCCGCCGCCCGATCTGGACCGCGCGGTCCTGGCCCATCTGGCCGTGCTGCACGGCACACCGACGGACGACTGGGAGTTGCTGGCCGTCCACCACGACCCGGAGGCGGTGCCCGCCATGGCGGCCCCGCACGACCCCCACCGCCCGGTCCGGCTGCTCGCGGGGCTGTACGTCTGCGGCGACCACCGCGACACGAGTACGGTCCAGGGGGCGCTGTCCTCGGCCCGCCGCGCGGCCGGGGCGATCCTCACCGACCTGGGCGTACGGCCGGGCCGCACAAGCGCCACCGCGTTCCCGGAGGCGGCGTAG
- a CDS encoding RDD family protein, whose amino-acid sequence MDNRQAIGSWLSGPRAAAEDMGADFGYRGKRLGLPEQGPGAAAPLGRRFGAIFVDWALCMVIAYGLFARGDQQAAGNWAVGIFLVLSLLTVGTIGCTPGKRLMGIRVVAEGGGRLGLGRVLVRTVLLCLVIPALVWDRDGRGLHDRLARAVQIRG is encoded by the coding sequence GTGGACAACAGGCAAGCAATCGGATCGTGGCTCTCCGGGCCGCGTGCGGCCGCCGAGGACATGGGCGCGGACTTCGGGTACCGGGGCAAGCGGCTCGGGCTCCCCGAGCAGGGGCCCGGGGCCGCCGCGCCGCTCGGCCGCCGCTTCGGCGCGATCTTCGTCGACTGGGCCCTGTGCATGGTGATCGCATACGGGCTGTTCGCTCGCGGTGACCAGCAGGCGGCCGGCAACTGGGCGGTGGGGATCTTCCTCGTACTGAGCCTGCTCACCGTCGGCACCATCGGCTGCACGCCCGGCAAGCGCCTCATGGGCATCAGGGTCGTCGCAGAGGGTGGCGGGCGGCTGGGGCTCGGGAGGGTGCTGGTGCGCACCGTGCTGCTGTGCCTGGTGATCCCGGCCCTGGTCTGGGACCGCGACGGCCGTGGGCTGCACGACCGGCTGGCCCGCGCCGTCCAGATCCGCGGCTGA
- a CDS encoding SDR family NAD(P)-dependent oxidoreductase, with amino-acid sequence MNRYERRRVLITGAGSGIGRATVHRVLAEGGLVVAADVSEAGLKATYAKAVADGTAERLTTTVLDISDETAVRTGVAAAVATLGGLDVLVNAAGILRSEHTHKTSLEFFNKVIAVNLTGTFLMIREAIPALLAGDSPAVVNFSSTSASFAHPYMSAYAASKGGIQSMTHALAAEYSKQGLRFAAVAPGSISSDMTSGNGPGLPADADMSLFAKLSPALGEGFASPDTVAGVVAMLGSQDGAFITGTEIRIDGGTHY; translated from the coding sequence ATGAACCGCTACGAACGCCGACGCGTACTCATCACCGGCGCGGGCTCCGGCATCGGACGGGCCACCGTCCACCGCGTCCTCGCGGAGGGCGGTCTCGTGGTCGCCGCCGACGTCAGCGAGGCGGGGCTGAAGGCCACGTACGCCAAGGCCGTGGCGGACGGCACCGCGGAGCGCCTCACCACCACCGTCCTGGACATCTCGGACGAGACCGCCGTGCGGACCGGTGTCGCCGCCGCCGTGGCCACCCTCGGCGGGCTGGACGTGCTGGTCAACGCCGCGGGCATCCTGCGCTCCGAGCACACGCACAAGACCTCGCTGGAGTTCTTCAACAAGGTCATCGCGGTCAACCTCACCGGCACCTTCCTGATGATCCGCGAGGCGATACCGGCCCTGCTCGCGGGCGACAGTCCGGCCGTCGTGAACTTCTCCTCGACGTCCGCGAGCTTCGCGCACCCCTACATGTCCGCCTACGCGGCGAGCAAGGGCGGCATCCAGTCGATGACCCACGCGCTGGCCGCCGAGTACAGCAAGCAGGGGCTGCGGTTCGCCGCCGTCGCGCCCGGCTCGATCTCGTCCGACATGACCAGCGGCAACGGACCGGGGCTCCCGGCCGACGCCGACATGTCCCTCTTCGCGAAGCTGTCCCCCGCCCTGGGTGAGGGCTTCGCCAGCCCGGACACCGTGGCGGGCGTCGTCGCGATGCTCGGCTCGCAGGACGGCGCGTTCATCACCGGTACGGAGATCCGCATCGACGGCGGCACCCACTACTGA
- a CDS encoding TetR/AcrR family transcriptional regulator yields the protein MNPPQPSLTERRKAATQLDIARAAAALFAERGPDGTTAEDIAHRAGVALRTFYRYFRSKQDAVGPLLTGGAERWQALLEAAEPGAPFAGVLERAVTEALSPGDEYAAEQLGQTRGLLRAAQDDPALRAVWYRVNQDSEERLLPVLTRLAGDAADPLEIRLAAAAATDAVRVALETWAGTDAPAAGAGSPADLAVRCLHELTGGMRLFKD from the coding sequence ATGAACCCGCCGCAGCCGTCACTCACCGAACGCCGCAAGGCCGCGACCCAGCTGGACATCGCGCGCGCGGCCGCCGCGCTCTTCGCCGAGCGCGGCCCCGACGGCACCACCGCGGAGGACATCGCCCACCGGGCGGGCGTCGCGCTGCGCACCTTCTACCGCTACTTCCGCTCGAAGCAGGACGCGGTGGGGCCGCTGCTCACCGGCGGCGCCGAACGCTGGCAGGCACTGCTCGAAGCGGCGGAGCCGGGCGCACCGTTCGCCGGGGTCCTGGAGCGGGCGGTGACGGAGGCGCTCAGCCCCGGGGACGAGTACGCCGCGGAGCAGCTCGGCCAGACCCGCGGGCTGCTGCGGGCGGCGCAGGACGATCCGGCGCTGCGAGCCGTCTGGTACCGGGTCAACCAGGACTCGGAGGAGCGGCTGCTGCCGGTGCTGACCCGGCTGGCGGGCGACGCGGCGGACCCCCTGGAGATCCGGCTCGCCGCGGCCGCCGCCACGGACGCGGTACGGGTCGCCCTGGAGACCTGGGCGGGCACGGACGCCCCGGCGGCCGGGGCCGGCTCCCCCGCAGACCTCGCGGTGCGCTGCCTGCACGAACTCACCGGCGGAATGCGGCTGTTCAAGGACTGA
- a CDS encoding regulator: MSDRPPQRTPNRRLASLITEAGFSNAGLARRVDQLGLEHGLDLRYDKTSVTRWLRGQQPRGTTPALIAEVFTRRLGRRLSAQDLGLDACAPVYAGLEFAATPAEAVDIVSGLWRKDSGSHAELRKIAFTPAGLVVPSRDWLIGRADEWVARGVEPGAAVGAAGGPVRAGGAPGTGPAGRIPGTQAPGGSRGTSGPNGGYGGYGVNGHPGGGLGAVPEQGGVPGPGGRPGPRGPAPVRPSGTPGAHGLPGALVPPGTPGTPHAPGVPGVPRQRQTERGSGQKVSSGDVAALRSVAELFRTLDNAYGGGHARQALVRYLEHETEPMLRGTYGEATGRRLFAAAADLTRLAGWTSYDIAAHGLAQRYFVQSLRLAQAAGDRAYGSYVLITMSRQAVYLGHGREAVQLARVAQQGIGSAAPNVVLALLHAVEARGHGVLGEAKACVASLARAERALEVSRPGDEVPHWARYFDEAQLADEFGHCHRDLQQYRAAAQHAERSLQLRAPGYARSRLFCRVVLASARLGLGELDQACRLGAEAAQQATEMRSVRATEYVRDFERRLEPFRDAAPVRGYRERVAALG, translated from the coding sequence ATGTCGGATCGACCTCCGCAGCGCACGCCCAACCGCCGACTCGCCTCGCTCATCACCGAAGCCGGGTTCTCCAACGCCGGCCTCGCCCGCCGGGTGGACCAGCTCGGCCTCGAACACGGCCTGGACCTGCGGTACGACAAGACCTCCGTGACCCGCTGGCTGCGCGGACAGCAGCCGCGCGGGACCACCCCGGCACTGATCGCGGAGGTCTTCACCCGGCGGCTGGGGCGCAGACTCTCCGCCCAGGACCTGGGCCTCGACGCCTGCGCCCCGGTCTACGCGGGCCTGGAGTTCGCCGCCACCCCCGCAGAGGCGGTCGACATCGTCAGCGGGCTGTGGCGGAAGGACTCCGGCAGCCATGCGGAGCTGCGGAAGATCGCCTTCACCCCGGCAGGCCTGGTCGTCCCCAGCCGGGACTGGCTGATCGGCCGGGCGGACGAGTGGGTGGCGCGCGGCGTCGAGCCCGGAGCGGCCGTGGGGGCGGCCGGCGGACCGGTGAGGGCCGGTGGTGCTCCCGGTACCGGCCCGGCCGGCCGGATCCCCGGCACCCAGGCACCCGGCGGCTCGCGTGGAACGTCCGGACCGAACGGCGGCTACGGCGGCTACGGCGTGAACGGGCACCCCGGTGGCGGTCTCGGCGCGGTGCCCGAGCAGGGCGGGGTTCCCGGTCCCGGCGGCAGGCCCGGTCCCCGGGGGCCCGCCCCGGTCCGGCCGTCCGGCACACCCGGGGCCCACGGGCTTCCGGGAGCCCTCGTCCCGCCGGGGACGCCGGGGACACCGCACGCCCCGGGTGTCCCCGGCGTGCCCCGGCAGCGGCAGACGGAACGGGGCTCCGGCCAGAAGGTCAGCAGCGGCGACGTCGCCGCTCTCCGGTCGGTCGCCGAACTCTTCCGCACCCTCGACAACGCCTACGGCGGCGGCCATGCCCGCCAGGCCCTGGTGCGGTACCTGGAGCACGAGACGGAACCGATGCTGCGCGGCACCTACGGCGAGGCCACCGGCCGACGGCTGTTCGCCGCCGCCGCCGATCTGACCCGCCTCGCGGGCTGGACCTCGTACGACATCGCCGCGCACGGGCTCGCCCAGCGGTACTTCGTGCAGTCCTTACGCCTGGCCCAGGCCGCCGGGGACCGGGCCTACGGCAGCTACGTCCTGATCACCATGAGCAGGCAGGCCGTCTACCTCGGACACGGCAGGGAAGCGGTGCAGCTGGCGCGGGTGGCCCAGCAGGGCATCGGCTCGGCGGCGCCGAACGTGGTACTGGCCCTGCTGCACGCGGTCGAGGCGCGCGGGCACGGCGTCCTCGGGGAGGCCAAGGCCTGCGTGGCCTCACTGGCGCGGGCCGAGCGCGCGCTGGAGGTATCGCGCCCGGGGGACGAAGTGCCGCACTGGGCGCGCTACTTCGACGAGGCCCAGCTCGCCGACGAGTTCGGGCACTGCCACCGGGACCTCCAGCAGTACCGGGCCGCCGCGCAGCACGCGGAGCGCTCGCTACAGCTGCGCGCCCCCGGGTACGCCCGCAGCCGGCTGTTCTGCCGGGTGGTGCTGGCCTCCGCCCGGCTCGGGCTGGGGGAGCTCGACCAGGCCTGCCGACTGGGCGCGGAGGCCGCTCAGCAGGCCACCGAGATGCGCTCGGTGCGCGCCACCGAGTACGTACGCGACTTCGAGCGCCGGCTCGAACCGTTCCGGGACGCCGCCCCGGTACGCGGGTACCGGGAGCGGGTCGCCGCACTCGGCTGA